In one Lolium rigidum isolate FL_2022 chromosome 3, APGP_CSIRO_Lrig_0.1, whole genome shotgun sequence genomic region, the following are encoded:
- the LOC124698990 gene encoding uncharacterized protein LOC124698990 — MFRRRRSVAYFAHDPSHHRLLQAPDADDDGEFTCDGCQVVGAGPRYLCDHPGCGFKLHEVCARRFPRSLKSIVHSKHRLKRRESAGGGDGSKCEVCEEDVKGACYGCDAGACASAAVVVHPLCVHLPPVARGSAEAHPGGHDSWLVQKASEGGAASTCAACGRGIDGAWRYRCGTCREDVHPRCLVPAVDQCRGGEASTVAMGKRCCLSAENDVIGCLNISYYCRGSV, encoded by the coding sequence ATGTTTCGGAGGAGGAGGTCCGTCGCGTACTTCGCCCACGACCCAAGCCACCACCGGCTGCTCCAGGCGCCGGACGCCGACGACGATGGCGAGTTCACCTGCGACGGCTGCCAGGTGGTCGGCGCCGGGCCGCGGTACCTCTGTGACCACCCGGGCTGCGGCTTCAAGCTCCACGAGGTGTGCGCGCGCCGCTTCCCAAGGTCGCTCAAGTCTATCGTCCACTCCAAGCACAGGCTGAAGCGCCGcgagagcgccggcggcggcgacggcagcaAGTGCGAGGTGTGCGAGGAGGACGTGAAGGGGGCGTGCTACGGCTGCGACGCCGGCGCGTGCGCTTCGGCGGCCGTCGTCGTGCACCCGCTCTGCGTCCACCTGCCGCCCGTGGCGCGGGGATCGGCCGAGGCGCACCCCGGCGGCCACGACTCGTGGCTCGTCCAGAAGGCGTCGGAGGGCGGCGCTGCGTCGACGTGCGCGGCGTGCGGGCGCGGCATCGACGGGGCCTGGAGATACCGGTGTGGGACGTGCCGGGAGGACGTGCACCCGCGCTGCCTCGTGCCGGCGGTGGACCAGTGCCGCGGCGGCGAGGCGTCGACAGTCGCGATGGGGAAGCGGTGCTGCCTGTCGGCCGAGAATGACGTGATAGGCTGTCTCAACATCAGCTACTACTGCCGGGGATCGGTGTAG
- the LOC124703011 gene encoding glycine-rich domain-containing protein 1-like produces the protein MDGEQASNWAAAQGIGVGEDLIPAALRHQDFLEAVDRRRWLYEGPLLDRAIRRYKACWLPLLAKHTEAAIVDGPLVVPLDCEWIWHCHRLNPAQYVKDCKRLYGRILDNSNVESSVQTKSKDQAAKVWTELLCPGEPFDLEYTSPSGGSVYASNEAAGGISYNLVSAVRRQSSFVYQVGTPSMHDRRFLEEALARYKGFLYVIKVNQEKGRKFFRVPTYDVDLMWHTHQLHPVTYYTDMMNLLGRVLEHDDTDDDRAVGKKLDTGFSGTTEQFENIFGLRYWKVGAMYRGNLPTPVTSTPQIFTTQDDNGFGLGEADKHLTILETTVLELYLQIVDIKNLPSSIPEKSVYVWFTKSQPDLFISDGGRLDILAKTGKSIGAGFQCEPTGELILTVMVDHSYFGASSSKKSEPLGKVSISLQELAQPDSKLSFERWFELKSHVGYAGSPAISLRVAASSTVPRRAPQVLSMINVKPFSLKACLLPPSVKDQQMSSWTRFVYDCGTELIRLQIRENKAKSGMLLNQELVGVTKSSKKPFQLAEFKETKWSFINSNLSITSDLKITQDGCILEIKGDNKLIKIYRGRRLAYELKCCSQHAEDTTAVTAVKFSAEHPYGKAVALLDTESEFITVDEDWFLLPWIAISFLFLNATDKDGAKLIEGAMVQEGAIVEPDTTMASETVKGGAEGAMAAPAQCGTCGTACGGDLVMASDKDGHASCEGAVTASGKVADSKCGGCGSGCGGGCSGSVVTVSSKGGLVSSGVIAGGGNGRLESAGCGSGCGSSCGSNMVIERSMTQGNTKSGGCGSGCGGGGGCGSMAIEGSKAGIVKSSGCGSGCGSGCGGGCGSMVIEGSKAGIVKSSGCGSGCGGSCSGMVTEGSKTSYAKSSGCGSGCGGGCGSMLMEGSKTGYAKSGGCGSGCGGGCSGMVIEGKTGYTKSGGCGSGCGGGCGAGCGSMVMEGKTGYTKSGGCGSGCGGGCGGGCGGGMVMEGSKTGHTKSSG, from the exons GCTCAATACGTAAAGGACTGCAAGCGATTATATGGCAGAATATTGGACAATAGCAACGTCGAGTCATCCGTCCAAACAAAGTCCAAGGATCAGGCTGCCAAAGTTTGGACTGAGTTATTATGTCCTGGGGAGCCCTTTGACCTGGAGTACACAAGTCCTTCTGGTGGTTCCGTTTATGCCAGCAATGAAGCTGCAGGGGGCATTTCCTATAATTTGGTCTCAGCTGTTAGGAGACAGTCTTCTTTCGTCTACCAG GTTGGAACACCAAGCATGCACGATCGCCGTTTTCTTGAAGAAGCTTTAGCTCGATACAAAGGGTTTTTGTATGTGATCAAGGTGAATCAGGAGAAAGGAAGGAAGTTCTTTCGTGTGCCAACGTATGATGTGGATCTCATGTGGCACACTCACCAACTGCATCCTGTTACCTACTACACTGACATGATGAATCTCCTTGGGAGAGTTTTGGAGCATGATGACACAGACGATGATCGAGCTGTAGGAAAGAAGCTTGACACCGGGTTTTCTGGAACCACGGAGCAATTCGAGAATATCTTTGGTCTGAGATACTGGAAGGTTGGTGCTATGTACCGTGGAAACTTGCCAACTCCTGTGACATCCACTCCTCAGATATTTACAACTCAGGATGATAATGGTTTTGGTCTCGGTGAGGCAGACAAGCATCTTACTATTCTTGAAACAACAGTTCTGGAG TTGTATTTACAAATTGTGGACATCAAGAATTTACCATCTTCAATTCCTGAGAAAAGCGTGTATGTATGGTTCACCAAGAGTCAGCCAGATCTGTTTATCAGCGATGGTGGCAGGTTAGATATTTTAGCAAAAACAGGGAAGAGTATTGGAGCTGGTTTTCAATGTGAACCTACTGGAGAACTCATTCTGACAGTAATGGTTGATCATTCCTATTTTGGGGCATCATCGTCGAAGAAATCAGAACCACTAGGGAAGGTCTCAATCTCTCTTCAGGAACTTGCACAGCCTGATTCCAAGCTTTCCTTTGAGAGATGGTTTGAACTGAAATCTCATGTTGGATATGCCGGCTCCCCAGCCATCAGTCTTCGTGTTGCTGCATCTTCTACTGTCCCTAGGCGAGCTCCACAGGTGCTTAGCATGATCAATGTTAAACCTTTCTCTCTGAAGGCCTGCCTATTGCCACCTTCCGTCAAGGATCAACAAATGAGCTCCTGGACTCGCTTCGTGTATGACTGTGGTACTGAACTTATTCGTCTTCAGATAAG GGAGAACAAGGCAAAGAGTGGCATGCTTCTTAACCAGGAATTGGTTGGAGTAACGAAGTCATCAAAAAAGCCATTTCAGCTTGCAGAATTCAAGGAAACTAAATGGTCTTTTATTAACTCCAACCTATCCATAACCAGTGACCTTAAAATAACCCAGGATGGCTGCATACTCGAGATCAAAGGTGATAACAAACTG ATCAAAATATACAGGGGAAGGAGACTAGCATATGAATTGAAATGCTGCAGTCAGCATGCTGAAGATACTACAGCAGTTACTGCTGTGAAGTTCTCTGCTGAACACCCCTATGGCAAAGCAGTCGCACTACTTGACACTGAATCAGAGTTTATCACG GTGGATGAGGATTGGTTTCTGCTTCCCTGGATTGCAATATCGTTCTTGTTCCTGAATGCCACTGACAAAGATGGTGCGAAGCTCATCGAAGGAGCCATGGTTCAAGAGGGTGCAATTGTTGAGCCTGATACTACCATGGCTTCTGAAACCGTGAAAGGTGGAGCAGAAGGCGCCATGGCTGCTCCAGCACAATGTGGCACTTGTGGGACGGCCTGTGGTGGTGACTTGGTCATGGCAAGTGACAAGGATGGTCATGCTAGCTGTGAGGGCGCTGTCACCGCAAGCGGCAAGGTTGCTGATTCTAAATGTGGTGGTTGCGGATCAGGCTGTGGTGGTGGCTGCAGTGGCTCCGTTGTCACAGTGAGCTCAAAGGGCGGTCTTGTGAGCAGTGGTGTTATCGCAGGCGGCGGGAATGGCCGTCTTGAATCTGCTGGGTGTGGATCTGGATGCGGTAGTTCCTGTGGTAGCAACATGGTTATTGAAAGATCCATGACGCAGGGGAACACCAAGTCAGGTGGCTGTGGTTCGggttgtggtggtggaggaggctgtGGTAGCATGGCCATCGAAGGCTCCAAGGCTGGCATCGTCAAGTCTAGTGGCTGTGGCTCTGGCTGTGGCTCGGGCTGCGGTGGTGGCTGCGGCAGCATGGTGATCGAAGGGTCCAAGGCCGGCATTGTCAAGTCTAGTGGCTGTGGCTCTGGATGCGGTGGCAGTTGCAGTGGCATGGTGACCGAAGGCTCCAAGACTAGCTACGCAAAGTCTAGTGGCTGTGGCTCTGGCTGTGGTGGCGGCTGTGGTAGCATGTTGATGGAAGGTTCCAAGACCGGCTACGCTAAGTCCGGCGGTTGCGGTTCAGGCTGTGGAGGTGGTTGCAGCGGCATGGTCATTGAAGGCAAGACCGGCTACACTAAGTCAGGCGGTTGCGGTTCGGGCTGTGGTGGCGGTTGTGGCGCCGGTTGCGGCAGCATGGTCATGGAAGGAAAGACCGGCTACACTAAGTCAGGCGGTTGCGGTTCAGGCTGTGGTGGTGGTTGTGGCGGCGGTTGCGGCGGCGGTATGGTCATGGAAGGCTCCAAGACCGGCCACACCAAGTCCAGCGGCTGA